The sequence ACATCTGGGAGCATAGAGAATAGAATCCCTGAATTTATTTGGAGCTACATTGTAACCTCCACCAAAAAGGCTTGGTTTAATACCCATGATCTGAGTGTGGGGCCAGAGCCAGGCTGTATGTGGGAGGCACATTGGGCTATAAAGCTTTGGTCAGGCCTGCTGCCTCGGTACGCCAGCGGAATATTGAGTGGCGCCTGGAATTGTTGCTTTAGAGGGTTGTAAAGCAGAACAAGTTTCCACAGCATTCCCTTCCTGACAAGGATTAAATGTAACTTTGATGGTGTTGCAGCAGGGGTGCCCCCTAATGTTCAGACGTGGACGTACAGGTAGAATTCATTCAAGGTATAATCATGGAacagaaaaggaagcagagatGATGATTTCAGTTGGATCCTAATAATGttgtcatttatttataaacgTTAACATTTTGAGCAGAATCTATGATGAAAACCGAATagtaaagaataataaatagtaaAGAATTTATACCACGTCACTAAACACGGCTCACAGGTTGATCCTTGACGATGATTCTCGAGTGAGATCAACTCACGGACTTTATCACCTTCTCCCCAGGTCAGAAAGAGAACAGACCGGCAGACAAATTCCAGCTCACCTTCCCGCTGCGGACCAATTACATGTACGCCAAGGTTAAAAAGAGTCTGCCAGAGATGTACGCCTTTACTGTAAGCATGTGGCttaaatccaatgcttcccctggTGTAGGGACTCCGTTCTCATATGCTGTGCCCGGCCAAGCCAACGAACTGGTCCTCATTGAGTGGGGAAACAATCCTATGGAAATACTCATCAATGACAAGGTAAGAAACCCAAGTAATATATCAATCCATCCAACCTGcccatctgtccatccatccaacCTGTCCATCCGTCCATCTATCCAATCTgtacatccatccatctatccaattGGTACATCCGTTCATCTATCCAATCGGTACATCCGTCCCTCTATCCATTCTGCCTATCCATCCAACCATCTATCCATTTAGCCATCTAATCTGTCCATTTATCCACTCAGTACATCCGTCCATCTATCCAATCTGTCCAACTGCCCATCTATCCATTCTGTCCATCTATCCAATCTGTCCATCTATCCAATCTGTCCATCTATCCAATCTGTCCATCTATCCATTCTGTCCATCTATCcaatctgtccatccatccattctGTCCATCTAtcctatctgtccatttatccaTTCTGTCCATCTCTccaatctgtctatctatccattatgTCCATCTATCCATTATGTCCATCTATCCAATCTGTCCACCTATCCAATCTGTCCATCTGTCAATCTATCCAATCTCTCCATCCATTTATCCACCCACCcaatctgtccatccatccaatATGTCCATCAATCCATCTATCCAGTATGTCTGTCCATCCattctccatccatccatctaatctttccatctgtctgtccatccagttgacctatccatccatccaataTGTCCATCCATTTATTCATTCATCTATCCAATTTGTCACCCCTTCATCCATCTATACAATTTGTCCACCCGTTCTGTTCATTCtctccattcattcattcattcactcTGTCATCCCATCCATCCAGTcggtccatccatccatccaatcgGTCCATTGATTCattcatctatctatctaatctgtccatccatcaatccatccatccaatcTGTCTATCCattcattcatccatccatccatccatccaatctgtccctccattcattcatccatccaattaGTCCATCCATTCATTTATCCATCCAATCAATCCATCCAGCGTTCTTTccttatatctatatatctatccatccatctttcTTCCTACGTTACCATCTGCTTGTCTTTCTTTTTGACATATTTCTTATGGAACAGACTGAATAAATATTTTAGCTAGAGAATTGCAATTATTACAATAAAGAGTCTATCGACTTTAATTCTGTACGGGGAAAGTTGCCTTAAACCAGACGTATCGTCTTCAACAGGTTGCAAAACTGCCCTTTGTTATCAATGACGGTAAATGGCACCATATCTGTGTTGCCTGGACAACGAGGGATGGTGTATGGGAAGCCTATCAAGACGGGGTGATGAGGGGAAATGGAGAGAACCTGGCTccttatcatccaatcaaacatcAGGGGGTCCTGGTCCTGGGACAAGAGCAGGTATAATTAAAAgaggttacacacacacacacagacactctcaaacACATCCTTATGCatgtacaaacacacatatataggcAAACACACAAGGACTTCACCAAACATTCACCAACACAAAGAAACAAAACCACAGattcacacatagacacacatacacaaacacacatacacacaaacacatagaaacacacaggcactcaaacacacatacacagaaacacataggaatacacaaacacacatacaaacacatagaaatacgcgaacacacatatacacaggcagAAATGAAACATGTActttaatacacacacatacagataaatccATTGCAGTAATTGTTTGGAGAATTGTTGtacatgtatattatttattatattttttagtaTGAAGAGAATCCTATGAGTATAATTTTGGTATTTAAAATGTGTTCTGGTAGCAGttaattaatatttacatttcttttaaTTTTGACTTGAAATACAGACATAATAATCATAGGACTATGATTAAATGCGACAATCAAAACGCGTCAGGCTGaaatgttaaattaatttaatctgtttagtagataaaaacCTTTCACTTTTTAAAGGTCCAATTATTTTTCAACCCTTGTTTCCTCCTGAATCTGAAATCGTGTAATAATAAGCCTAATGTTTCATCTGGACGGATATCTTTAGATTACTCACTCATAGAATGGGTGAAAATGTTTCTGAAAAAGATGATTATTTTACAATTCTCTTTATTTTCCCCCCACAAGGATACAGTGGGAGGTGGATTTGATGCAACACAAGCTTTTGTGGGAGAGATGGCTCATTTCAACATGTGGGACCGGAAGCTGACTGTTGGAGAGGTCTACAACCTGGCCACCTGCAGCAATAAGGCACTCACCGGTAACGTCATCAGCTGGGCAGAGACCAACATAGATATCTTTGGTGGCGCCACCAAATGGACATTTGATGCATGTCGTCAGATCAATTGAAAGCACATAAGGCTGGATTTCATTTTGTTCAGCTTAAAAGATATCATTGGTCTCATCTTGCACCCTGCCTTCTAAACGAGGGCTCATCACGAACAAAAGGTTGTTTAATTTTTCTATCTTGCAAAAActgataaaaaaattataaaaaagtcACAAAAACGAGGCAAAAAAACCCCCTATATTTAAATATAGAGGGGAACATAATTCAGCCAAGCCACTTGTTTTTACCATAAAGAATTCACCTCTCGCGACTCGAGTTAGGCGTGAGAGTATTCAGGGTTTTAGAAATAGGCACAAAGGAGCTTAGAGGAGAGcagggatggagtaggaggatttTAGGGAGAGATTTCATTTCTTTTGTAGTAATGAAGATTCTCGGAGAGTTTGGTTTTTGTATTGCCAACTTAGTTTAACCTTCTAACTGCCGTAAGGGCCTGCAACGTTTTTCATAGGAATGGATTACAAGTGCTCTTCAGCAGGGATGGGGTTAATCCTGAGTGCCTTGAGCTGGTGCAAATATTTGAGCAcataatgttttcattttcatACTTTTTAGACTTTTCTCTTTTTCATGATCACAATAAACATCTGCTATGCTGTTTGTTAGAGGCACTTTTGTCTTTTGCCCGATCTCTTAATTTTCTTCTTTGTTGCTGTCTGCCAATGCTTTCCCCTAAAATCACAAAATTCACAACTTTTTACAAAATCTGGTTCCTGGGCCTCGCTTTCTCGTAATATCTCCAGCAGATCCGAAAAGCACTAACAGCATGGCATTTAAAGTGCTCACTGCTTCCTCAGATTGAAGGTCCACAACCAAAGCAGCATTATGCTTTCATTCCTTTTATCTTTGTCCAGGAAtacaaaatcttttttcttttgtgagacgataacatatgtaaatacagtatttattttGTGGCTGAGCAAAATATTTATTCGCGCCACGTATCTGCATGATAGAAACGTTGATCATTTTATCAtctatttgcttttttttccttCCCAAAATGATCAAATAAATCCCctttgctattttctttgggacaaattattattagtttttttttaaatccaccgcCCTAACATTTGACTCATTTCTATAGAGTTTTTATACTGCAATGCATCAGCTGTGTGAGATGATATTTGATAGTGATTAATCttattgtattaaaaaacaaacaaaatgcaatATATGGGGTGATGTAAAAAGAGGGATTTGGGGATTTGCCCCCAAAATCCTCATTATATGAACCCCCTCATGTTGTCTGTTTGTTTTGAAACCCTTAattaatttctttctaaaaaaaaaccgaATGAAATCAACCTTTGCATTTTGTAAACTTTCACAAGTCGGTGGGCGCATATTTTGGGGTTTTGCATTAGGTGACTTGCACTATTTGCCATAGTTTCTAGAAAGCCTTTACATGGTGAATAGCCGTGTTTGGGTGCACACGTCCCCTGTAACCTCTGTATTTTATAAGCCAGTCATACTACACAGGTATTCTTGAGATTTTGTTAGTTTGCagggagctgtctgctcagcacTGCATGCTGTTTCCAATGTAGCCATGGACAATCCCTGCACTAAAGATGTCAAAACATGTCCCAGTTCCTAATCCGTCTTGCACTGTATTAAATATGCCTCTCTCAGGTAAATGCCATTTTGTGATGGATGCTGTTACAAAGACAGCCGTGTTTTTGCCTAAAAACTGTGTTAAGCTCCCGTCGGCATATTTAAAGTTTTAATTCTATAGCTGAAGGGAGGAATCTTAGGGCCATTGCCTCTAGCAAGCGGTTGCTTAGCAAACCCTGAAGCCTTGTTCCTTTTGATAATTCCATAATCTGTATCGGTGTAAAAGGAAATGTATAAtctgttaaattattttttaatacagtttcaaatatatctatatctatatatctatatatcaaaatTTAACTTGGGCTACCCTCCCTcaaataactgtaaaaaaaaagaaatacatatagAAATGACTTATTTTCACAAAACAGATGTGTTATgtctatatatatcaatatatatatagtttattgaTCTCTATGAAGATGTACTGTAGTGATCACCGGAGACCCTTTGAGGGACACGCACATTTTGTACGACGTGTCAGATCCAGGGAGTTGAGCGAACATTGAATTATCTGTTAGAAATAGATTGACAGAATTTTGTGCTTTACCGAAGCCCAGCGAGCTGACAAGACATTTGAATTACTTGCTTTTGGTGCATGCATACAGTGACGTCCACAAAGTGGGCTGCTCTTATTataacactattattattattatgttattatttatatagcgccatcagattccgtagcgctgtacaataagctATGATCTCAGTCTTATTTCAAGGCAATTTCTTATTGTGAATGTTATGTTCTGTCACTGTCCAAGAAGGGCCGGCCATCCAAGCACAACAATTTCTGCCAGTCCTACAACCGGCGGGTGCTCCTTGGGGTATTTCTATGGTAAACATGTTGCAATCAGCACCTACATTCAATTACCAAAGCCGTAAATGTCTCCTTGTGATCCCGCTGTCACCGCCTGTTTACCCCTTGAGCACCAAGGGCATTGTGCATAGCTCGGGTGGACTGCTCTCCTGAAGGCGCTCGAGGGGTTAATAGCTCGATTTCCAACCTGTATGCAATCCTTTTCATGTTTCACATTACTATTCATGCTTTTATGTCGGTTTTACTGCTGAAATTGATTGTTGACTTTATttttacacaaataaaaaaagagaacgaGCAAGTGGGTCGTTAATGTTCATTTTGCTGTATTTTTTACAAAACCTTTTTGGGAATGTATAAACCGTTAATGTTGGGGGAACACGTAACGAGCATTACAGCCAGCCCAGAGCTTCGTTTATTCCTCCCACCCAGAAACGGTGCATTTTTACTATATCAACCCTTacagcacagacacacactcccctGTAACAATAGGTCTCTGGGTGCCTGGACGTCCTGATGTGATGGCAGATAGGTCATTGTAGCGCTATTGTAAAACCTCTCTGTGATTATACTTTACTGATTATTATCTCACACGCCATTAAAGCCCTGTGTTCATTGTATCACTTCCACTGGAAGGCGATTCATGGTAAGCACTACTCCTACTTCATGTCTTCCACTTTCAAGTCAAATCATGCTGTAGTTTTCCCTTTTTTCCTGAAAGTGCCTTTTATTCACCTTTATGTAATATTGCTTGGTAACGCTttccaaatgtaatatttttggaagcACTTTTAAAATGAGTTAATATTATGAACacatttaattttgtaatattttgatagatTAATATCATTTTGATCCATacatgttttgatattttaagaTGCTGAAAAAGATAAACTTCAGTGAATAATGCTAATTTGGAGACTTGCAGCTGCACAGCCACGTGTTACCAAACCCTGTATTTCAAATTCCGTGGCTCGTTTAAAATGCAAAGCTGACAAAAAAAAGTCAGTCCAAAAAGTTAGCAGAAGGCACTTTCCCAGCGCCGTCCACACACATTAAACAGAACGGGAAGAAATCGCTAAACTTCCTTTGAAATGTAGCATTAACTCTACTCAGCCGAAGGTCCAAAATGGACTCACATCCGGCGCATAATCCAGATGGAATCCTTAAATGAAGAGAACCAAGTTCATTATTGTGTCTTGTAAAGACATCGCTCTATATTTTTCTGTAAATCCTCCCAACTCCCACCATCTCGTTCCACGTTGTACAAATATTTAGAAGGATAATCAGGGAGTAAACCCTCTCAATAAGGACTTTGCCAGCTGAGGTGGGTGGGCTTCATGTGCCGGAGATAGGGTGGACTTTCAGTGCTGTTTGAAAATGGTTTCCCAGAATTCAGCAGAACTTCACCCGTAgcatccatgcaccataaccactacaatatgaTGTAATCGTGTAATAAGCTGATTGTTGTGGTGCTCTGAGTGTCCCTGTAATTGCACCAATCCATTATGTCATGTATGTGTTTAGATTTGTTACCCAGAAACTTCTATAACTTCTGCCGCTAACGCATGTTTAAGTTGTTGGTGCAACCCAAAACCTCATCACCAAATGGACGTTTCCTGAGACTGAACGGACGTATATCCGAGCTGGAGGGAGAGACATATACCACAGAAATGCTTTGCACaagagggtttattcactaaacaatgacacAATAACTGGTTTGGAAGTCCCAGACTAAAGCAGTTAAGCTATGACTATAATGAACTTGGGGAATTTGTCCTGATCAGCTGTTCTGGCCTAAATGTTGGAATTTAATTTTCACTTTACTAAAATGtacggtttagtaaataaatcccttGGATGTAATCAAAGAAAGATTACGATCCCACCGGGCCCTAGACGTTTTAGTGGTTCCCCCACCACTTAATTCTCTATATTGCGATCGTGAATGAATAAaagcatgtatgtacgtagcggggaatgtggtgcgactaaaaGAAAGAGACTACCCActtatccccccaataacgacagacaatgcatattggatgaaacaggccacagcatttattaaaacttacaactgtaggacacatccgaactttattcttttattttaattcaaatataaataaacacataaatatataaacataccaTAACTAACATAAATTAACACTTatattgccctacagccttcaACGTAAagaaccgtccttgccaacgaacataaccaggtgcctatgcaccaaaaaccTTACCCACTGgagtctcgcctcccccctcgtccaaaccaaattcccatcatcttaaatgctctaccaccagccggcttttagcttgatgggcacgtcctattcggtaacttgaaagtttaccttacagagcaggggaggttgagacccaccatgtccatctcctgacattccatctgctccccaaacctgttggcaaggacacgctccccgctagctgtgacgaaacaaaaaatataaattagggtgggtgggaagttGTTAGCAGGCCAGAATCCAAACAGGCACTgcggtaagatgatccctgcccccctacaaacacataaccactcccctcaacacatacagccaatcactagcaccatccccacactcatacatgtgcccttgtacgtTTAGCTGTGCCGACTCCccagtgtcagggtcttacctgagttgggagtctgtagcgcagatatgttgctcacccttgcagatagccacaggccaaggtggtcaggtaagaattcacccggcctgtgggtctctgcaggatgaagtaccaatacacagtacaggcaaggactgaaccagcataattgtcgagggatagccgagttcaaaggatgccagaggacaggaacaacgaggagtagccaaagtcaagggatgccagaggtcagagtaaacgtagtcagaagccagggtcaaataaacgaagcagatgaaacaacaggaacactggtacgaaacaggatcaaagacttgatgctgagc comes from Pelobates fuscus isolate aPelFus1 chromosome 5, aPelFus1.pri, whole genome shotgun sequence and encodes:
- the NPTX1 gene encoding neuronal pentraxin-1 → MISGACWRCLLLSFCFLRGSAQNLAQTRFICTSVPVDMDLCTSSMQNSGPTEDLKTTILQLRETVLQQKETIMNQKDTIRELTTKLARCEGNTVLEIPSLGSTGSRKKENGTPKNTMGDLSRTPTAETLTQLGQTLQSLKTRLENLEMYSRGNSSAQANSLKDLLQLKIEDLEKQVLSRVNNLEEGKMNLRNESEQRGKIESTLTTLHQRITDLEKGQKENRPADKFQLTFPLRTNYMYAKVKKSLPEMYAFTVSMWLKSNASPGVGTPFSYAVPGQANELVLIEWGNNPMEILINDKVAKLPFVINDGKWHHICVAWTTRDGVWEAYQDGVMRGNGENLAPYHPIKHQGVLVLGQEQDTVGGGFDATQAFVGEMAHFNMWDRKLTVGEVYNLATCSNKALTGNVISWAETNIDIFGGATKWTFDACRQIN